A single Nostoc sp. PCC 7107 DNA region contains:
- a CDS encoding ATP-binding protein — protein MSMLQYPLYNFLATVPKCGETSTLVAALEVFEQQRCDRLVVVNQQQEPIGLLKSAQLTQKLLAESPEDQYLDLLQQPLSIWQQSIFEPLQILSASDRVEQFLQFLRDYSAQSNNNINWTLVDADGRFLGLLDSGRLLRLLAQEKAGITTSGKKSAHSLRSSDCVSLEPSGTSRSHTSKVKSPWRSRKGHQLQPLLHKPLIKLLEQLPWPLMLQTSTGEIVTQNPAWWQQLGGLKDPEDVRQQVATILSPDIDKQPEYVSQTVGRFPQSEDGTLSQLNLHSVEHTWAAKHEALPQNSTFNNLQPSPVSPSKTFNRCFLDHQMGTCTCVVEEQNGQERIWQFAKIPLDSPELKALDSQRAENSHLWLVLGTDVTEQQQLCKELAAKNADLIQLNRLKDEFLACISHELKTPLTAVLGLSRLLIDQQLGELNERQARYAGLIHQSGRHLMSVVNDILDLTRMETGQMELALTPLNIQAVCDRAQAEVTAIHTHSSKTLPSSPSVPKFTLTMEPGLEQMVADELRLRQMLVHLLSNAFKFTETSGEIGLRVSRWEGWIAFTIWDTGIGIPEHQQHLIFQKFQQLENPLTRQFEGTGLGLVLTRALARLHGGDVSFLSQEGKGSQFTLLLPPSPPTTGFTDSETNNKEDRTQQNLGLQKAPISANSSVHNPQPLPGSSQRLVLIVEAVARYIEDLAEKLKGLGYRVIIARSGTEAVEKARRLQPQAVFLNPLLPLLSGWDVLTLLKSDAATRHIPVIVTATGAEKEQAFANQADGFLSLPIENQALAPLLEKLCAQPTISASEMETSQTVVKNQPLRILRLVNPEIASINPHPSLREHRVIEVDNLDQAELLARVWQFDVILLDVETSLAQTYLEQLIQHPRLVALPLVTCDVATSLAASQIPGLSVFPCLTPFGKNNHSRTDKLDPLLSVLQIASGICCPPSILVVDLTTLHDLPQIRRKQVRNYRTLKNAALNNVTAERGSEWFQALIQYLQTAGLKAAIGRSWAEVNQQIRHNSVDLLLICWGKSPIHQDVLKALKALQDAAVNLPPILVLDQRSHHYEPHSSAEISPHKNSSRDYVDQSFSAIATEILPRSISMEDLLHHINQALLHHQQQKS, from the coding sequence ATGTCAATGCTACAGTACCCACTTTATAACTTTCTCGCAACCGTACCCAAATGCGGTGAAACAAGTACGTTAGTAGCGGCTTTAGAAGTTTTTGAGCAACAACGGTGCGATCGCTTAGTAGTAGTCAATCAACAGCAAGAACCAATTGGGTTGTTAAAATCAGCCCAGCTAACCCAAAAACTGTTGGCAGAATCGCCAGAAGATCAATACTTAGATTTGTTACAACAGCCATTGTCAATTTGGCAGCAAAGCATTTTTGAGCCTTTACAAATATTATCAGCAAGCGATCGCGTTGAGCAATTTTTGCAGTTTTTACGCGATTATTCTGCCCAATCTAACAACAATATCAATTGGACACTGGTTGATGCTGACGGCAGATTTTTAGGGTTGTTAGACAGCGGTCGTTTATTAAGATTGTTAGCCCAAGAAAAAGCCGGCATAACTACATCTGGCAAAAAATCTGCTCATTCTTTGCGGTCGTCTGACTGTGTTTCCCTAGAACCATCAGGCACTTCCAGGAGTCATACATCCAAGGTAAAAAGTCCCTGGCGATCGCGCAAAGGTCATCAACTTCAACCATTACTCCACAAACCCCTGATCAAATTACTCGAACAACTGCCCTGGCCATTGATGCTGCAAACCAGCACGGGTGAGATAGTTACCCAAAATCCCGCTTGGTGGCAGCAGTTGGGAGGTTTGAAAGATCCTGAAGATGTGCGACAACAAGTAGCAACTATCCTGTCTCCAGATATAGACAAACAACCAGAGTATGTTAGTCAAACAGTAGGGAGATTTCCCCAGAGTGAAGATGGCACATTATCCCAACTGAACCTGCATTCAGTAGAGCATACTTGGGCTGCAAAGCACGAAGCCTTGCCCCAGAACTCCACTTTTAATAACCTACAACCATCACCAGTTTCTCCCTCCAAAACCTTTAATCGCTGCTTTTTAGATCATCAGATGGGGACTTGTACCTGCGTTGTAGAAGAACAAAATGGTCAGGAACGCATCTGGCAATTTGCCAAAATTCCCTTAGATAGTCCAGAATTAAAGGCTTTGGATAGCCAGCGAGCCGAAAATTCACACCTATGGTTGGTGTTGGGAACTGATGTCACCGAACAGCAACAGTTGTGTAAAGAACTAGCGGCGAAAAATGCGGACTTGATTCAACTCAATCGCTTAAAAGATGAATTTTTAGCTTGTATTAGTCATGAACTTAAAACTCCCCTCACAGCAGTTTTAGGATTATCGCGGTTGCTCATCGACCAACAATTAGGAGAATTGAACGAACGCCAAGCCCGTTACGCCGGACTGATTCACCAAAGTGGTCGTCACTTAATGAGTGTGGTCAACGACATTTTAGATTTGACCCGGATGGAAACGGGACAGATGGAATTAGCACTCACACCGTTGAATATTCAAGCTGTGTGCGATCGCGCTCAAGCAGAAGTTACTGCTATTCACACTCACAGCAGCAAAACTTTACCCAGCAGCCCCTCGGTGCCGAAATTCACCTTGACGATGGAACCAGGCTTAGAGCAAATGGTGGCAGATGAACTGCGCCTGCGGCAAATGTTGGTACATCTGCTGTCCAACGCTTTCAAATTCACAGAAACATCCGGCGAAATAGGTTTGCGTGTCAGTCGTTGGGAAGGGTGGATTGCCTTTACCATTTGGGATACAGGAATTGGTATCCCGGAACATCAACAACATTTAATTTTTCAGAAATTCCAACAATTAGAAAACCCCCTCACCAGACAATTTGAAGGAACTGGCTTAGGGCTAGTTTTAACTAGAGCTTTAGCCCGTCTCCACGGAGGTGATGTCAGCTTTTTGTCCCAAGAAGGTAAAGGTAGCCAATTTACGCTTTTACTGCCACCCAGTCCACCAACTACAGGTTTTACTGATTCCGAAACAAATAACAAAGAAGATAGAACCCAGCAGAACCTAGGTCTCCAAAAAGCTCCTATTTCTGCCAATTCCTCAGTTCATAATCCTCAACCTCTCCCTGGCTCCTCTCAAAGATTAGTACTGATAGTTGAAGCCGTGGCGCGATATATTGAAGACCTGGCTGAAAAACTCAAAGGTTTAGGCTATCGAGTGATCATCGCTCGCTCAGGTACAGAAGCTGTCGAAAAAGCCCGACGTTTGCAACCACAAGCTGTATTTCTAAATCCTTTATTACCATTGCTTTCAGGGTGGGATGTCCTGACATTATTGAAATCTGACGCAGCGACACGCCATATACCCGTGATTGTCACCGCTACAGGGGCAGAAAAAGAGCAAGCATTTGCTAACCAAGCCGATGGTTTTTTGAGCTTACCCATAGAAAATCAGGCTTTAGCGCCGCTGTTGGAAAAGTTGTGTGCTCAACCCACAATTTCAGCTTCAGAAATGGAGACTAGTCAAACTGTTGTCAAAAACCAACCATTGCGAATTCTGAGATTGGTTAATCCAGAAATAGCGTCGATTAACCCCCATCCCTCACTGCGCGAGCATCGGGTTATAGAAGTGGATAACCTAGATCAAGCAGAACTTTTAGCAAGGGTTTGGCAATTTGATGTCATTTTATTAGATGTAGAAACTTCCTTAGCCCAAACTTATTTAGAACAATTAATTCAGCACCCGCGTTTGGTAGCGCTTCCATTGGTGACATGTGATGTTGCTACTAGTTTGGCGGCTTCTCAGATTCCAGGACTTTCGGTATTTCCTTGCTTAACACCTTTTGGCAAAAATAATCACAGTCGTACTGACAAACTAGATCCGCTATTGTCAGTTTTACAAATTGCCTCTGGTATTTGTTGCCCACCGAGTATTTTAGTTGTAGATTTGACAACACTCCATGATTTACCCCAAATCAGACGTAAACAAGTCAGAAATTATCGCACTCTGAAAAATGCTGCCCTGAATAATGTGACTGCCGAAAGAGGATCTGAGTGGTTTCAAGCGTTAATTCAGTATCTTCAAACCGCAGGGTTGAAAGCCGCAATTGGGCGATCTTGGGCAGAAGTCAATCAACAAATTCGCCACAACAGTGTTGACTTGTTGCTCATTTGCTGGGGAAAATCGCCAATTCATCAAGATGTGTTAAAAGCGCTGAAAGCATTACAGGATGCAGCTGTGAATTTGCCACCCATTTTAGTGCTTGACCAACGTTCTCATCATTATGAACCGCATTCTTCAGCAGAAATCAGTCCACACAAAAACAGCAGCCGAGATTATGTAGATCAATCATTTAGTGCGATCGCCACAGAGATTTTACCGCGCTCAATCTCAATGGAAGATTTATTGCATCATATTAATCAGGCTTTACTGCACCATCAACAGCAAAAGAGTTAA
- a CDS encoding KaiA family protein produces MLLPILFFQPNVKKILDNLDVLGTQVPLNPNNGYLLQSNFAQFSTSTLVVATTARLYYLLNWLSANLNQNFIDQYFYVFACQQQKPQQVFQQMTQVDQRVLLQQIKSDYRQILIDYFTTDKTLKEKIDKFINTVFCANIPVPQIIEIHMELIDEFSKQLKLEGRSSETLLDYRLTLIDVLAHLCEAYRCAISK; encoded by the coding sequence ATGCTACTACCTATACTGTTTTTCCAACCAAATGTTAAAAAAATTTTAGATAATCTAGATGTGCTAGGCACCCAAGTACCATTGAACCCAAACAATGGTTACTTACTTCAGTCTAATTTTGCTCAATTTAGCACATCGACTTTGGTAGTCGCCACCACAGCTAGACTTTACTACTTACTAAATTGGTTATCAGCGAATCTTAATCAAAATTTTATAGACCAATATTTTTACGTGTTTGCGTGCCAGCAGCAAAAACCACAACAGGTTTTTCAGCAAATGACTCAAGTGGATCAGCGGGTATTGTTACAACAAATTAAATCTGATTATCGTCAGATTCTTATAGATTACTTTACTACAGACAAAACCTTGAAAGAAAAAATTGATAAATTTATCAATACAGTTTTTTGTGCTAATATTCCTGTGCCTCAAATCATAGAAATTCACATGGAACTCATTGATGAATTTTCTAAACAGCTAAAATTAGAAGGAAGGAGTAGTGAGACATTACTTGATTACCGTTTGACTCTCATAGATGTCCTCGCACACCTATGTGAAGCCTATAGATGTGCAATTTCTAAATGA
- the kaiC gene encoding circadian clock protein KaiC, whose product MSENEQKEQNQPPIGGVEKIRTMIEGFDDISHGGLPVGRTTLVSGTSGTGKTLFSLQFLYNGITYFDEPGVFVTFEESPSDIIKNAYIFGWNLQRLIDEGKLFILDASPDPEGQDIVGNFDLSALIERLQYAIRKYKAKRVSIDSITAVFQQYEAVGVVRREIFRLVARLKQLNVTTIITTERGEEYGPVASFGVEEFVSDNVVIVRNVLEGERRRRTSEILKLRGTTHMKGEYPFTITNAGVNIFPLGAMRLTQRSSNVRVSSGVKILDEMCGGGFFKDSIILATGATGTGKTLLVSKFLQDGCVTGERAILFAYEESRAQLSRNASSWGIDFEELEHKGLLKIICTYPESTGLEDHLQIIKSEIANFKPARIAIDSLSALARGVSNNAFRQFVIGVTGYAKQEEITGFFTNTTDQFMGSHSITDSHISTITDTILMLQYVEIRGEMSRAINVFKMRGSWHDKGIREYNITADGPEIKDSFRNYERIVSGAPTRVSIDEKAELSRIVKSFEDKRSTDS is encoded by the coding sequence ATGAGCGAAAACGAGCAAAAAGAGCAAAATCAGCCACCGATTGGGGGTGTAGAAAAAATTCGGACAATGATTGAGGGCTTTGACGATATTAGTCATGGTGGTTTGCCTGTAGGTAGAACTACCTTAGTCAGCGGCACCTCTGGTACAGGTAAAACTTTATTCTCTCTTCAGTTCCTGTATAACGGCATCACTTACTTTGATGAGCCAGGCGTATTTGTAACCTTTGAAGAATCGCCTAGCGACATTATCAAAAATGCTTATATTTTTGGTTGGAACTTACAACGTTTAATCGATGAAGGTAAGTTATTTATTCTCGATGCTTCCCCAGACCCAGAAGGTCAAGATATTGTCGGCAATTTTGACCTTTCAGCATTAATAGAGCGCTTGCAATATGCGATTCGCAAATATAAAGCCAAGCGAGTTTCTATTGACTCGATCACCGCAGTATTTCAACAGTATGAAGCTGTGGGAGTCGTCAGACGAGAAATTTTCCGCCTTGTAGCCCGCCTGAAACAATTGAATGTCACCACCATCATCACCACTGAACGAGGGGAAGAATATGGCCCGGTGGCATCTTTTGGCGTTGAAGAATTTGTTTCGGATAACGTGGTAATTGTGCGGAATGTATTAGAAGGAGAACGTCGTCGGCGGACGAGCGAAATTCTCAAGCTACGGGGTACAACTCACATGAAAGGTGAGTATCCTTTTACAATTACGAATGCCGGAGTCAACATCTTCCCTCTGGGAGCGATGCGGTTGACTCAACGTTCTTCTAATGTCCGCGTTTCTTCGGGTGTCAAAATACTAGATGAGATGTGTGGCGGTGGTTTCTTTAAAGATTCGATTATTTTAGCAACAGGAGCTACTGGTACTGGGAAAACATTACTTGTAAGTAAATTTTTACAAGATGGTTGTGTTACTGGTGAACGCGCAATTTTATTTGCTTATGAAGAATCACGCGCTCAACTGTCACGCAATGCTTCTTCTTGGGGAATTGATTTTGAGGAATTAGAACATAAAGGGTTACTCAAAATTATTTGTACCTATCCCGAATCAACTGGTTTAGAAGATCACTTGCAAATTATTAAGTCGGAAATTGCTAATTTTAAACCAGCAAGAATTGCCATTGACTCACTCTCAGCCTTAGCAAGAGGTGTGAGTAATAATGCTTTTCGTCAGTTTGTGATTGGTGTAACAGGTTATGCCAAACAAGAAGAAATTACTGGTTTTTTTACCAATACAACTGACCAATTTATGGGTTCTCATTCTATTACTGACTCACATATTTCGACGATTACTGACACAATTTTGATGTTGCAGTACGTAGAAATTCGTGGGGAAATGTCGCGGGCAATTAACGTATTTAAAATGCGAGGTTCGTGGCACGATAAGGGAATTCGTGAGTATAATATTACGGCTGACGGCCCAGAAATTAAAGATTCTTTCCGGAATTACGAAAGGATTGTCAGCGGTGCGCCTACCCGCGTTAGCATCGACGAAAAAGCAGAACTTTCTCGCATAGTCAAAAGTTTTGAAGACAAAAGGAGTACCGATTCCTAA
- the kaiB gene encoding circadian clock protein KaiB — protein sequence MNKARKTYVLKLYVAGNTPNSVRALKTLKNILDQEFQGVYALKVIDVMKNPQLAEEDKILATPTLSKILPPPVRKIIGDLSDRERVLIGLDLLYEELCEEDWEESHNL from the coding sequence ATGAATAAAGCCAGAAAAACTTATGTTCTCAAGCTTTACGTAGCAGGTAACACGCCTAACTCAGTTCGGGCATTAAAAACACTAAAAAACATATTAGACCAAGAATTTCAAGGTGTTTATGCACTGAAAGTCATCGATGTAATGAAAAATCCCCAATTAGCCGAAGAAGATAAAATCTTAGCCACACCAACATTATCGAAAATTCTGCCCCCACCTGTTCGGAAAATTATTGGTGATCTGTCAGACAGAGAAAGAGTATTAATCGGATTAGATTTACTGTATGAAGAACTGTGTGAAGAAGACTGGGAAGAGTCGCATAACCTTTAA
- a CDS encoding glycosyltransferase family 39 protein translates to MRMKLSIFHTVDRWFNKIAQRPSLVVTLSTLWLMLIGWIGYGWNLGSVGLVDETEPLFAEASRQMFVTGDWITPFFNGVTRFDKPALIYWCQAIAYSILGVNEWAVRLPSAIAAIAVISLAFYTVQWHLAKEDLAAKVERPTRRYLTAAIAAAVMALNPEMIVWGRTGVSDMLLTGCIASSLLCFFLGYADKEESGEKVSHSLLPNKWHLACYVLIAGAILTKGPVGIVLPGIVILAFLLYLGKLGEVLREMRPLIGLLIILALSVPWYALVIWHNGWNYINSFFGYHNIDRFTEVVNGHSAPWYFYFLVVLLGFAPYSVYLPAAFARLKFWQRSQWLVQERSQQLGLFACIWFLGVFGFFTIAVTKLPSYVLPLMPAAAILVALLWSDYFPGSFVSSSRSPHKLFWASGWANVVFLSTLSVAIFQIAQLLGSDQAAPNFRQTLQNSGLTELGGSIWLLGAMSVAFLLITRRWPGIIAANLLGFVAFLIVVLMPAMFLMDQERQMPLREISAIVAQVKQPNEELVMVGFKKPTVVFYSHQQVNFIKLTSDAIVYLQNKINMPVKAPSLIILAEHKNLVKMDLPPDNYENLASKGAYQLIRVSFKKMKQPKQDISFILQPRDTQML, encoded by the coding sequence ATGAGGATGAAATTGAGTATTTTCCACACTGTTGACCGATGGTTCAACAAGATAGCGCAGCGTCCATCTCTAGTGGTGACTTTATCGACTTTGTGGTTGATGCTGATTGGTTGGATTGGCTACGGGTGGAATTTAGGCAGTGTTGGCTTAGTTGATGAAACAGAGCCATTGTTTGCGGAAGCATCCCGACAAATGTTTGTCACTGGTGATTGGATTACGCCGTTTTTCAATGGTGTGACTCGGTTTGATAAACCCGCCTTAATTTACTGGTGTCAAGCGATCGCCTACTCAATCTTGGGTGTGAATGAGTGGGCGGTGCGTCTCCCATCGGCGATCGCGGCAATTGCAGTCATTAGTTTGGCTTTTTATACTGTACAGTGGCATCTGGCCAAGGAAGACTTAGCCGCAAAAGTTGAACGCCCCACACGGCGTTACTTAACAGCTGCGATCGCAGCTGCTGTTATGGCGCTCAACCCCGAAATGATTGTCTGGGGAAGAACAGGTGTATCGGATATGCTACTAACTGGGTGCATCGCCTCTTCCTTGTTATGTTTTTTTCTCGGCTATGCAGATAAAGAGGAAAGTGGAGAAAAAGTCTCTCATTCCCTACTCCCAAATAAATGGCATTTAGCTTGTTATGTATTAATTGCTGGGGCAATTTTAACTAAAGGCCCTGTGGGTATAGTCTTACCGGGGATAGTGATTTTGGCTTTTTTGCTGTACTTAGGCAAATTAGGCGAAGTTTTGCGAGAAATGCGACCACTGATAGGATTACTGATAATTCTGGCTTTATCAGTTCCTTGGTATGCCTTAGTCATTTGGCATAATGGCTGGAATTACATTAATTCGTTTTTTGGTTATCACAACATAGACCGTTTTACAGAAGTAGTAAATGGTCACTCAGCGCCTTGGTATTTTTACTTTTTGGTAGTACTTTTAGGTTTTGCACCATACTCTGTATATTTACCCGCAGCCTTCGCGCGACTGAAATTTTGGCAGCGATCGCAATGGTTAGTTCAAGAGCGATCGCAGCAACTAGGTTTATTTGCCTGCATTTGGTTTTTGGGAGTGTTTGGTTTTTTCACAATTGCTGTTACCAAACTACCTAGCTATGTTTTACCTCTGATGCCAGCTGCTGCTATTTTGGTAGCTTTATTATGGAGCGATTATTTTCCAGGCTCATTTGTATCTAGTTCTCGATCGCCACATAAATTGTTTTGGGCTAGTGGCTGGGCAAATGTAGTTTTTTTATCTACATTGTCTGTGGCAATATTTCAAATAGCTCAATTATTAGGAAGTGATCAAGCTGCACCGAACTTCCGCCAAACTCTACAAAATTCGGGTTTAACCGAACTAGGCGGTTCTATTTGGCTTTTGGGTGCTATGAGTGTGGCATTTTTATTAATAACTCGTCGTTGGCCAGGTATTATTGCTGCAAATTTGTTGGGGTTTGTAGCATTTTTAATTGTTGTATTGATGCCAGCAATGTTTTTGATGGATCAAGAACGACAGATGCCTTTACGGGAAATTTCTGCTATTGTCGCACAGGTGAAGCAACCCAACGAAGAATTAGTCATGGTAGGCTTTAAAAAACCCACTGTAGTTTTTTACAGCCATCAACAAGTCAACTTTATTAAATTGACAAGTGATGCCATTGTTTATCTGCAAAATAAAATAAATATGCCAGTCAAAGCACCATCTTTAATAATTTTAGCAGAACATAAAAACCTAGTTAAAATGGATTTACCTCCTGATAATTATGAAAATTTAGCCTCAAAAGGTGCTTATCAATTGATTAGAGTTTCTTTCAAGAAAATGAAACAACCAAAGCAAGATATTTCTTTCATTCTTCAACCAAGAGATACCCAAATGCTTTGA